In the Uranotaenia lowii strain MFRU-FL chromosome 1, ASM2978415v1, whole genome shotgun sequence genome, GATTTGCTCGTTTGCTGCGGTTAAAAAGTGCGCTGCAGAATTTACAGGAATCAACCACAGACATCCATTccgtttttgtttaatttattgtttcgTCGTTTAGCTCTATTCGGTCTAGTTCCGGTGGAAGCTCATCTTCTAAAATGTGTGTGTTTTACAACTTTCACAGCAAGAGAATAAAATGCATCGTGTAAAATTAAGCGCTTCCTCAAGCAGCTCAATCATGTTCATCGAGCGTGGCTTCGCTTCGCTCACTCACTCAGCCTTTCTTCAACCTTCTTTTGTTTTGTGCTAACCCGAGTTAGACgcaaaattaagtttttcttcACTATCTTTAcaattatttcagtttttaactATACGCCAATATACAATTAATTGTACTTATGATTGAATGATTCGcacaaacaatttgaaattaagtttttgGGCTAGCTCACTAAATTTAAGTCAACCGATTCGGTTCGTTTGTTTCCTTACTTTTTGCTCagatttgaaatccttcttgcTAACAGCTTTGTTGGACAAAGTTCCGATTTTTGGGTTTAATTTTTCCCCCTTTTGCGATGAccgatttgtcgatttttttttcctatttagtacaaaaaaatctaagctCTACTACGACTCGTTTCAGAACTACGCGCGTGTACTGACTAATATCACGTTTTGCTCCGTTCCTGTCGCTTCAGTTTACTGTTGCCGCCGCCATAATCGTCCTCATCTTCGTTGTTGTTATTGgcgttattgttattattgttgtATCGTGGTGGGTTCAGAGGACCTCCTCCGGCTGCCGGCACATCGTCCTCGCGATTAAGTAACTCCTTCACCTTGTGCTCCCACATTTGGGGGTTTGAACGGACCTAAAAACGTTAACATTTATAATGAAAACATAAGTGGTCCCATATGACGACCCTAGGGCATCTCTACCTTGTAAGTATTTTCTTGTACAAACGAGTCCGGTTTTCCGTAGTCCGGTGGATTTGCGTAAGGATCGTAGCCCAAAACCGACAACATCGGGGCAATTTCGGCCATATCCCGTACTACATCCTCCGGTATGTGATCTACCCATTTGGACAGTGCCTCGAGATTCACCGGCTTGATAACCTGATCTGAGGAACGTTCCACCCTAAAATATCAGTAAAAAAACATCATTAGTGCCATTCTTTTCATCAATTCTTCAATAAACCTTACTTTGACAGTGCCACCCCGTTCTGCTTGTTGATGAACTCCTCGTGGTGCAGCACCGAATCGTTCCAGGGGATGTCCAGGTAGTTCAGGATCTTGCGCATCCATTCCTCCGGATGGAGCACCAGCTGCTCGTAGTACACGATCATACAGCGATCCTTCCCAATTTCCTTGCACTGCTCGTGCATCGTCTGGATCGCTTGGTTCCACTTGGTCATGCACTGCCGGTAGCTCGAAAGGTCAAATCCGGTAATCGTTACCTTGCGGCTGATGATCGAGTGAACCGTGGCTCGGCCGTCCCGCACCATGAACAGGAATTTGGCCTGAAAGAAGAGAAACATTTAAGTAAGTTTAAATCTTTCATTCATTTGTTTGCGTAGTTGGAGGGGATTTTGTTGCATTGAGGTATTATTTTAATGTCATTTATAaatcgtttttgtcgtttttgtgtcattttaatcCTTATGCCATCTTTTTCATTTAtgtaacttttgtcacttttatcatttttaaaatttttgaaatctttgtcaattttgacattttgattatctctgtcatttttatcattttggtcgattttgtaatttttataatttttgaaatttttgtattttttgtaatttttgtcatttttggcatttttggcatttatggcatttttgtcatttctgtcatttctgtcatttctgtcatttttgtcatttttgtcatttttgtcatttttgtcgtttttgtcatatttgtcatttttgcctttttgtcatttttgtcatttttgtcatttttgtcatttttgtcatttttgtcatttttgtcatttttgtcatttttgtcatttttgtcatttttgtcatttttgtcatttttgtcatttttgtcatttttgtcatttttgtcatttttgtcatttttgtcatttttgtcatttttgtcatttttgtcatttttgtcatttttgtcatttttgtaatttttgtaatttttttaatttttgtaatttttgtaatttttgtaatttttgtaatttttgtaatttttgtcatttttgtcatttttgtcatttttgtaatttttgtaatttttgtaatttttgtaatttttgtcatttttgtcatttttgtcatttttgtcatttttgtcatttttgtcatttttgtcatttttgtcatttttgtcatttttgtcatttttgtcatttttgtcatttttgtcatttttgtcatttttgtcatttttgtcatttttgtcatttttgtcatttttgtcatttttgtcatttttgtcatttttgtcatttttgtcatttttgtcatttttgtcatttttgtcatttttgtcatttttgtcatttttgtcatttttgtcatttttgtcatttttgtcatttttgtcatttttgtcatttttgtcatttttgtcatttttgtcatttttgtcatttttgtcatttttgtcatttttgtcatttttgtcatttttgtcatttttgtcatttttggtcatttttgtcatttttgtcttttttgtcatttgtgtcaattttgtcatttttgtgatttttgtcatctttatcattttggttatttttgtcattttgttatttttgtccttttttgtcattttcgtcaattttatcaaatttgtaaattttgtcatttttgtcaatgttgttattttttaaatttttgtaatttttgtaatttttgtaattcttgtaattcttgtaattcttgtcatttttgtaaatttttgtcatttttgtcatttatgtcatttttgtcatttttgtcatttttgtcatttttgtcatttttgtcatttttgtcatttttgtcatttttgtcatttttgtcatttttgtcatttttgtcatttttgtcatttttgtcatttttgtcatttttgtcatttttgtcatttttgtcatttctgtgatttttgtgatttttgtcatttttgtcatttttgtcatttttgtcatttttgtcatttttgtcatttttgtcatttttgtcattttggcgtttttgttatttttgtcatttttgtcatttttgtcatttttgtcatttttgtcatttttgtcattagtgTCATTagtgtcattattgtcatttttgtcatttttcttacatttgtcgttttagtcatttttgtcatttttgtcatttttgtcatttttgtagcttttgtcatttttgtcatttttgttatttttgacatttttcttatttttgtcatttttgtaattttcgtcatttttgtaatatttgtattttttgtgatttttgatattcttgtcatttttgtcattttgccatttttggcattattgtcaatttttggcataattgtcaattttgttaattttgacaagtttgacaattttaaaaatttgaacagttttgacaatttaaacaattttaaaaatttcaacaattttgacaatttggacaaaattgagaaaaataacaaatctgatgaaattgatcaaattgaataaaatgtaaTATTGgcataattgataaaattgataaatcaaaaaaatcttacaaaatcgattaaaattgaccaaaattttaaaaaattcaaataaatatgcaaaaatgtcaaaaataaaaaatgtttaaaaaaatcaaaaatgtcgAAGAAATTTTAAGGTAAAAAATGTCGAAACATCAAACTggtcattaattttaaaaatgacacattaatttaaaatgtcaaaattttaaaaaattaaaaatttctaagaatttattgtgaaaattgttaaaaaaaatcgtctcgATGAAAATCGTTATTGGcgaatatttcaaattgttaaaatttaaatattttcagaaactatccaaaaaatttaaaaaaaaacctatactACAAGATGGTCGTAAATTGTCCAAAATGTTCGGCACGGTCcaaatttttgacacttttggcTGTTTTAAATCTGAACAAACTCACCTGCGGAAACAGCTCAATCACATAGGACCCCATCTTGAGCGTGAGGGGGTCCTTGTTGCAGAGTCGAGGGGCCGCCTCCCCATGTTTGGCGATGATTTCCAAACAAAACTGCGCGATGGCACTGTTCAGCACCTCCTTGGTGATTCCGGCCTCTTCCAGCCGCACGGATTCCTTCTCCGATTTCATCCAGTGGGACCGCAGTTGCAAAATTCGCGGTATGACACGCGTCTCCTGGCCACACCTTCGTCGTTGTTATTTACGATTCACACAGCATGGCAGCAGGAGCACCCAACAGATGTAAGTTGTTTGGCGTACCATGAAAATAGAATCATAAAGaagaaataaaacgaaaaaaagaaatgaataaaCCCGTGAGATGTGGAAATGTTGTTGGCTTGCAAGCAACGAGGACGCTGCTAGCTGGACATTAAAAGCTGAACAAATTGCAACAGTAAAAATGCAACGACGGCATCGCCCGGagtaaatttcagaaaaatatttttgtcatcgtctttttattatttgtgtTCCCCTCTTGAAGGGATGGTTTGCTCATTTCAACTTACTTTTACTCGGGtgctaaaaaaagttttcagaaaAAGAACATTTGGACAAGTAATTATGAAACCATCACTCATAAACGTAAGCTTTTTAAGCTTAAATGGGG is a window encoding:
- the LOC129740020 gene encoding protein-tyrosine sulfotransferase; this translates as MRLMMRNRKVLLGMAGASCILLLMFLKWSELGARCLLRDSAGGDDLNGAPGGASMIRDDFLLGEEAHSFRYHRNMPLIFIGGVPRSGTTLMRAMLDAHPEVRCGQETRVIPRILQLRSHWMKSEKESVRLEEAGITKEVLNSAIAQFCLEIIAKHGEAAPRLCNKDPLTLKMGSYVIELFPQAKFLFMVRDGRATVHSIISRKVTITGFDLSSYRQCMTKWNQAIQTMHEQCKEIGKDRCMIVYYEQLVLHPEEWMRKILNYLDIPWNDSVLHHEEFINKQNGVALSKVERSSDQVIKPVNLEALSKWVDHIPEDVVRDMAEIAPMLSVLGYDPYANPPDYGKPDSFVQENTYKVRSNPQMWEHKVKELLNREDDVPAAGGGPLNPPRYNNNNNNANNNNEDEDDYGGGNSKLKRQERSKT